One part of the candidate division TA06 bacterium B3_TA06 genome encodes these proteins:
- a CDS encoding integrase has protein sequence MPHVKIHMNVDQSMIVSIKNKKRRRSYGTVPYECTRHSRGTLTLRERRAVIKETVGRYQRARKREKTKILDEFVVLTGYTRHHACWVLRTWGKRSPPKHTRRRRRIYDHKVFVALREVWLICDSICGKRLAPYLKEIVPILIRHKELTVNTETAEKLTRISAATIDRLLAPERKKYNTKPRLRSESSLLNRIPLKTFSEWDRTKPGHLQVDLVEHNGGTTRGEYTCSLVMTDPCSGWTEVRAVRNKAQVWVFEALQYSLGRIPFQIDGLHSDGGSEFINDHLEKYCEKEGITFTHSRPYKKNDNFCVEQKNGNIVRRTVGYGRYRGESALKVLNELYEVLRVYVNYFQPVMKLVEKTRIGSRVTKRYDKARTPFKQLLECEQIEKEAKQVLSEQYRSLNPAELKRKITCYQQQLFRYLPRRRTRDKSGLDSVKIYSASVVLRSGRI, from the coding sequence TTGCCTCACGTAAAAATCCACATGAACGTGGATCAGAGTATGATCGTTTCCATTAAGAACAAGAAAAGGAGGCGGTCATATGGCACTGTACCCTATGAGTGCACCAGGCACTCAAGGGGCACGCTGACGTTAAGAGAAAGGAGAGCGGTGATTAAGGAAACAGTAGGACGCTATCAGAGGGCTAGGAAGAGGGAGAAAACAAAGATACTGGATGAGTTTGTGGTCTTGACCGGCTACACCAGGCATCATGCTTGTTGGGTCTTGAGGACGTGGGGCAAGCGCAGCCCTCCCAAGCATACCAGGAGAAGACGCCGTATCTACGATCACAAGGTATTTGTGGCACTCAGGGAGGTATGGCTTATCTGTGACTCGATCTGCGGCAAGCGACTGGCTCCGTATCTTAAGGAGATAGTGCCTATTCTTATTCGCCACAAGGAGTTGACTGTAAACACCGAGACTGCCGAAAAGCTTACAAGGATAAGTGCTGCAACCATAGACAGACTACTTGCGCCGGAGAGGAAGAAGTACAATACAAAGCCCAGATTGAGGTCTGAGAGTTCGCTTCTTAACCGGATACCACTAAAGACCTTCTCTGAGTGGGACAGAACTAAGCCTGGTCATCTACAGGTGGATCTGGTGGAGCACAACGGGGGGACCACTAGAGGCGAATACACCTGCAGCCTGGTTATGACGGACCCCTGCAGCGGCTGGACCGAGGTTCGTGCGGTTCGCAACAAGGCTCAGGTGTGGGTGTTTGAGGCATTGCAGTACAGCCTTGGCCGTATCCCCTTCCAAATAGATGGGCTGCACTCTGACGGCGGCTCCGAGTTCATCAACGACCATCTGGAAAAGTACTGTGAGAAAGAAGGGATAACCTTTACCCACTCCCGCCCCTACAAGAAGAACGACAACTTCTGCGTAGAGCAGAAGAACGGTAACATAGTGCGCAGGACTGTAGGTTATGGCAGATACAGAGGTGAAAGTGCTTTGAAGGTGCTGAACGAGCTGTACGAAGTTCTCAGAGTATACGTGAACTACTTTCAGCCGGTGATGAAGCTTGTGGAGAAGACCAGAATAGGCAGCAGGGTCACCAAGCGCTATGATAAGGCGAGAACCCCCTTTAAGCAATTACTGGAGTGTGAGCAGATAGAAAAAGAGGCAAAGCAAGTGTTGAGTGAACAGTACAGAAGCTTAAATCCTGCTGAACTGAAGAGGAAGATTACATGTTATCAGCAGCAGCTATTCAGATATCTACCCAGGAGAAGAACGAGGGACAAATCAGGACTGGACAGCGTGAAGATTTACTCCGCAAGCGTCGTCCTTCGGTCAGGTAGAATTTAA